The DNA window GGCATGCACATAGGTCGCAGGATGGGAAGGGTCGTTTGATGCTTCCTCCCGAATTCCGGGAAGAGGCCTTACGGCTTTCTCCTGACGGCCATTTGATGCTGACCAATTTTGATGGATGCGTCGCTGTTTATCCTTTGCCAGAATGGGAAGAAATTGAAAAAAGTTTTGCCACCCTGAACATGGCCGACCGCAAGGTCCGCAATTTTCATCGTTTTTTTATTTCAGGCGCATCTGAAGTTACTCTCGACAAACAGGGGCGCATACTCATTCCTCCTCATTTGAGAAAGTATGCCGGACTCAAAAAGGAACTGGTCCTTGCCGGGGTTGGGCGCAAATTCGAGATCTGGGATCTTGAACGCTTTGAAGCCCAACGCATGGAAGTAGAACAGGATTGTGATCCTATTCTGGATTCTCTGGCCGAAAGTGGGTTCGTGTTGAGGTTTTGATGGTAGAAGCTGCACATACATCGGTTCTGGGCCAGGAGGTCGTCGAGTGGATGCGTCCGCGCCCCGGGGGCAGGTACCTGGACGGCACTCTGGGCCTGGGCGGCCACGCCCTGCGCCTGTTTGATGCAGTTGAAGGCAACATTCAGATCCTGGGGACGGACAAGGATCCCGAAGCCATTGCCGCTGCGACATCAAGGCTGCATGATCATGCGGATCACCTGTTCACGGCCCATTGTTCATTTCGCGATTTTGAACACCCCCTCAAGGAGCTGGGATGGCAAACCCTTGATGGCGTCCTGTTGGATTTGGGGGTTTCATCCATGCAACTGGATCAGGCCGACAGGGGGTTCAGCTTTGTCAAGGACGGTCCTTTGGACATGCGCATGGACAAGCATTCCGGCCGTCCCAGCGCCCGGGATCTTATCGCCAGACTGCCGGTTCAAAAGCTCAGGGAGATTATTGGCAAGTACGGGGAAGAGCCCATGGCCGGAAGAATTGCCCATGCCATTGCCCGGGCGCGTGAATCCCAGAGCATAGAACGGACGCTGCAGCTCGCTGATATTGTGGCCAAGGCCTATCCGCCGAAACGCCGGGCCCTGTCCAGAAATCATCCGGCTACTAAAACCTTTCAGGCTATCAGGATTGCTGTCAATCACGAGCTGGATGATCTGCATTTTTTTCTTGAGCGCATTCCTGACTATCTTGCTCCAGGGGGCCGTATTGTCGTCATCTCCTTCCATTCCCTTGAAGACCGCATCGTCAAGCAGGTTTTTCGGGAAGAGAGCAAGGGATGCGTTTGTCCCCGATACCAGCCTGTTTGTGTTTGCGGTCATGTGCAAAGGCTGTGCGTTCTGACCAAGAAGCCTCTGGCCCCCTCCAAGGAGGAAATGGCGTGTAATCCTCGCAGCCGTAGCGCGAAAATGCGTGTTGCACAGCGTGTATCGTCATAAGTGAAGGAAAGCGGATGCGTAAGGGACATGAAGTCGGAGCTGTCATCATTGCTTTTTGCTGTGCGGTATTTCTGGCCATGGGTCTGGTGTGGGTGAACATCCAACGGGTGGACCTTGCCTATGATCTTCAGAAGATGCAGGCCCTGTTGTCCCAAAAGGAAGAACTCAACGTCAAACTGGAGATTGAGCGCAACAATCTTCTGGCACCCGCACGATTGCGTTCTGTCGCCAGAAAGGCAGGGTTGTACGAAGTTCGGCCAGGACAAATGCGCAAGCTTGATGATTCTGGATATGAATAACCTGGATGGGGAAGATGGCACGCAAAGGGAGGACTTCATCCGAGGTGTGGTCCGGCAGAAAGATCGTCATGCTGGCCGTTGTTTTTACCCTGGGGTTGTTGGCCATTTGGTGCCGGGCATATTATGTTCAGATTGTTTCCGGTCACGCCCTTGTTGAACGAGCCAAGCAGCAGTACTGGGCCTCACGACAGCTGCAGGGAGAACGCGGTGCCATTGTTGATCGTCAGGGGCGGTTACTGGCCAAAAGCGTGTCAACGTATTCGGTGTTCATCAATCCGGCGCATATCAGGGACAAGAGGAAAACCGTCACGACGCTGCACAAGATTGTTGGGGGATCGAAAAAAAGGCTCAACAGGCTTGTTCGGGAAAAAAGTTCTTTTGTCTGGGTCGCCAGGCAGATTGGAGATCGTCAGATTGCGCAGCTTCGCAAGGCAGATCTTCCGGGGGTCTATCTCAAGAAGGAATGGATGCGTCTGTACCCGCAAGGTCATGTGGCCGCACAGCTGCTTGGATTTGTAGGCATTGACGGTAAGGGGCTCGAAGGTCTGGAGCGGTCCCTTGACGATGTTTTAAGCGGATCATCGGCAAGGCAGCGGGTCCAGCGGGATGCTGCCGGGGCTCACTTGTATAGCGGTCGGGCACAAAACAACGTAGATGGTGCGACCGTTTCCCTGACCATTGACAGCGTTATTCAAAGTGTTGCCGAAGATGCCCTGGCAGAATCTGTTGTAACATTTCATGGTAAAACCGGTGTATGTCTCGTTGTGGAGGTACCGACCGGAGATATCCTTGCCTGGGCCCATTATCCGTTTTTTGATCCCAACCAATATGCCAAAAGCAATGCCCGGGTTTGGAAAAATCGCATGTGCCTTGATCTTGTGGAGCCAGGATCAACGTTCAAACCTTTTGTGGTGGCGGCAGCGTTGCAGCATTCGGTTTGTACCCCTGATTCACGTTTTTTTTGCGAGCAGGGCGAATGGCGCATCGGACGCAATCGGATTCGGGATACGCATGCCTATGAAACGTTGCGCGTCGATGAAATTATGCGTTATTCCAGTAACATAGGGATGTCCAAAATTGGCCTTGCTTTGGGACCTGAACGTTTGTACCGCCAACTGCGCCGTTTCGGATTTCTTGGAACCACGGATGTCCGCGTGCCTGGGGAAGCCAAGGGGCTGATTCGTCCTCCCCAGACCTGGACCAAGTTCGATTTGGCGGCGGCATCCTTTGGTCAGGGAGTGGCCATCACTCCTTTGCAACTGGCCAGAGGGTATCTGGTACTGGCCAACAAGGGCAAAATGCGTCCCCTGCGCATAGTCCGGGGAATCGACAAAGCCCCTTCCACCCGGCAGGTCGTGAGAAGGGATGTGGCCGAGGCGGTGCTACGTATGCTTCGGGACGTTGTGGAGGATGACGGAACCGGCAAATTGGCCAGAATTCCCGGCGTGGAAGTCGGCGGCAAGACAGGTACGGCCCAGAAGCCTACACCAAAGGGCGGGTACGGCGATCATTTTTTGGCATCCTTTGTCGGTTTCATCCCGGCTTTGGAGCCCAAATATCTCATTTTGGTCATGGTTGATGAGCCCCATCCCCAGCATTACGGGGGTGTTGTCAGCGCGCCCGTGTTCAAAAAGGTCGGCATGAAGCTGCTTGCCTACCGGGGCGAAGCTCCCCTTCAGGAGAGAACCATGCCGGTGGCCGGAGAGACCGTCAGGGACGTCTCGATCAAGTCGCCTGTTCAAAGGGGCTTGAACAGGGAGCAGGCAACTGACGACAAGGTTCCCGATTTGTGTGGAGCATACTTGAGACATGCAGTTGCAACAATGGCTCGACATGGTGTGGTCCCTCAAATCATGGGAAAAGGAACCGTGGTGCGACGGCAGCAACCCAAGCCCGGATCTTCATGGAACCAGTCCAAGGCTGGATCCTGGAAACTCTGGGTGACAACGAAGAGGTCAAAGGATCCATGTCGATAATTTTCGACCAAGCTCGCTGGGATGAGCTCAAGGAGCGGGTCCGGCAGGGACTGCATGTCAAAACCCATTCGGCACTGGTCGAACAGGGAGACGTTTTCATTGCCCTTCCGGGTACACGGCATGACGGAACCATGTATATTGATCAGGCATTGGAACGAGGGGCCTCGTATATCGTTGCCTGCAATGTCAATCGTTGGGCTCACGATGTTTCTGCGGAGTTCCTGGTTCATCCTTCCCCGCGCCAGGCCTTGGGCGAACTGGCGGCTGCCCGTTTCGGCACGGGGAATATGCACATGAAGATAGTCGGGATTACCGGGACCAACGGCAAGACTACTACCAGCTATCTGATCGAACACCTTCTGACATCGGCGGGCAAGAAGGTGGGCGTCATCGGTACGGTCAATGTCCGCTGGCCCGGCCATTGTCACGATGTGGGCATGACCACGCCGGATTGTTGGACCCTCCACGATTTTTTGGCCCGCATGCGTGAAGATGGGGTCGATGTTGTGTGCATGGAGGTTTCCTCTCATGCACTGGATCAGGAACGGGTGGCCGGTATCACCTTTGATGTGGCCGTGTTCACCAATCTGACCCAGGATCATCTGGATTACCATCATGACATGGAATCCTATTTCCTGGCCAAGGCACGGTTGTTTCAGGGATCCCAAGGGGATGAGCCCCTTGGGATTATCAATGTCAATGACCCGTACGGAAAGCGGCTTCAGAAAGCCAGATCCCATTGCATGGGCTATGGTTTGGAAACAGGTGCTTTGGGCAACGGGCTTGGTGGCCGGCTAAAGGCCTGCACGCGCAAGGGCCTGGAACTGGTCATGGAGTATAACGGGGAGCAGTGGTTTTTGTCCTCACCCCTGGTGGGGCGTCACAATGCCATGAACCTGCTGGCTGCCCAGGCCGTGGGACTTTCTTTGGGATTGCCCGTTTCTGCCATGCAGGACCTGCAATCCTTTGCAGGGGTACCGGGACGTCTGCAGCGCGTTGTCAATGCTCGCGGGCTGGATATCTTTGTTGATTACGCCCATACGCCCGACGCGTTGGAAAAGGTCTGTCAGGCCCTGAAAGGCTTGGGGTTCAAGCGACTGCATGTGGTCTTTGGGTGCGGCGGGGATCGTGATCATTCCAAGCGGCCTCGCATGGGGGCGGCCGTGGCGGCCACGGCCGATGTGGCCATCGTCACCTCGGACAATCCCCGGCATGAAGCCCCCGAGGCGATCATTGATCAGATCCTGCCAGGTATGAACGGGACTGTTGCAACCATACTGCGTGAAGTGGACAGGCGGGCTGCCATATCCAGAGCCATTGACGGCATGGAACCAGGCGACGTGCTGCTTGTCGCCGGCAAGGGGCATGAAACCTATCAACAGATTGGCGATACCAAATATCCTTTTGATGACGTTCAGGTCATCATGGAATTATTGCATGCCGAGGAATAACGTTATTTCCCGGTATGTGCATAGAATTTTCAAGGAAGTGTCATGCGACTAGGGCTTTGGGAAATAGCGACCGCCATGGACGCCATGGGTGATGTGACGGAAAACAACAACCGTGATGTCCTTGGCGTGCAAACCGACAGCCGGCTCGTGCGGCGCGGAGATCTTTTTGTTTGTATCGTGGGCAAAAACATGGACGGGCACTGTTTTGCCGCTGAAGCCGCCCGCAAAGGCGCGTGTGCCATTGTGGCCCATTCCCCGCTTCCCGAGATCGATTCGGGC is part of the Desulfoplanes formicivorans genome and encodes:
- the mraZ gene encoding division/cell wall cluster transcriptional repressor MraZ: MFRGHAHRSQDGKGRLMLPPEFREEALRLSPDGHLMLTNFDGCVAVYPLPEWEEIEKSFATLNMADRKVRNFHRFFISGASEVTLDKQGRILIPPHLRKYAGLKKELVLAGVGRKFEIWDLERFEAQRMEVEQDCDPILDSLAESGFVLRF
- the rsmH gene encoding 16S rRNA (cytosine(1402)-N(4))-methyltransferase RsmH; translation: MVEAAHTSVLGQEVVEWMRPRPGGRYLDGTLGLGGHALRLFDAVEGNIQILGTDKDPEAIAAATSRLHDHADHLFTAHCSFRDFEHPLKELGWQTLDGVLLDLGVSSMQLDQADRGFSFVKDGPLDMRMDKHSGRPSARDLIARLPVQKLREIIGKYGEEPMAGRIAHAIARARESQSIERTLQLADIVAKAYPPKRRALSRNHPATKTFQAIRIAVNHELDDLHFFLERIPDYLAPGGRIVVISFHSLEDRIVKQVFREESKGCVCPRYQPVCVCGHVQRLCVLTKKPLAPSKEEMACNPRSRSAKMRVAQRVSS
- a CDS encoding penicillin-binding transpeptidase domain-containing protein, giving the protein MARKGRTSSEVWSGRKIVMLAVVFTLGLLAIWCRAYYVQIVSGHALVERAKQQYWASRQLQGERGAIVDRQGRLLAKSVSTYSVFINPAHIRDKRKTVTTLHKIVGGSKKRLNRLVREKSSFVWVARQIGDRQIAQLRKADLPGVYLKKEWMRLYPQGHVAAQLLGFVGIDGKGLEGLERSLDDVLSGSSARQRVQRDAAGAHLYSGRAQNNVDGATVSLTIDSVIQSVAEDALAESVVTFHGKTGVCLVVEVPTGDILAWAHYPFFDPNQYAKSNARVWKNRMCLDLVEPGSTFKPFVVAAALQHSVCTPDSRFFCEQGEWRIGRNRIRDTHAYETLRVDEIMRYSSNIGMSKIGLALGPERLYRQLRRFGFLGTTDVRVPGEAKGLIRPPQTWTKFDLAAASFGQGVAITPLQLARGYLVLANKGKMRPLRIVRGIDKAPSTRQVVRRDVAEAVLRMLRDVVEDDGTGKLARIPGVEVGGKTGTAQKPTPKGGYGDHFLASFVGFIPALEPKYLILVMVDEPHPQHYGGVVSAPVFKKVGMKLLAYRGEAPLQERTMPVAGETVRDVSIKSPVQRGLNREQATDDKVPDLCGAYLRHAVATMARHGVVPQIMGKGTVVRRQQPKPGSSWNQSKAGSWKLWVTTKRSKDPCR
- a CDS encoding UDP-N-acetylmuramoyl-L-alanyl-D-glutamate--2,6-diaminopimelate ligase; the protein is MSIIFDQARWDELKERVRQGLHVKTHSALVEQGDVFIALPGTRHDGTMYIDQALERGASYIVACNVNRWAHDVSAEFLVHPSPRQALGELAAARFGTGNMHMKIVGITGTNGKTTTSYLIEHLLTSAGKKVGVIGTVNVRWPGHCHDVGMTTPDCWTLHDFLARMREDGVDVVCMEVSSHALDQERVAGITFDVAVFTNLTQDHLDYHHDMESYFLAKARLFQGSQGDEPLGIINVNDPYGKRLQKARSHCMGYGLETGALGNGLGGRLKACTRKGLELVMEYNGEQWFLSSPLVGRHNAMNLLAAQAVGLSLGLPVSAMQDLQSFAGVPGRLQRVVNARGLDIFVDYAHTPDALEKVCQALKGLGFKRLHVVFGCGGDRDHSKRPRMGAAVAATADVAIVTSDNPRHEAPEAIIDQILPGMNGTVATILREVDRRAAISRAIDGMEPGDVLLVAGKGHETYQQIGDTKYPFDDVQVIMELLHAEE